TTCATACGAATCTATTAGCGAGCCGAACTGATCAGTCAACGTCTTTTCCAAAAAAGGAATCCACTGATCATATGCATCTTGTATCTCGGATTCTGAATAGTCTCGTGTCGCGGTTAACGCAAACACAGCTTTCGTGAGTATCTCTTCGAGAAATCCGAACGTAGCAACCACCCGCCCAAGGCTCTCCCAGAAGCGCGACGTATGAGTGTGAGTCGGAAACTTGATAGGAAGTTCGTCAATAGCTACAAAATATCTCTTCAATTCAGTCACTTAACCTCCGAAGCGAATCCTCTTATTTAGAGCGTTGCTTCTATGGTTTTCATCTAAAACTCTGATGGTAGGAAACGGCTTACAAGCGATTTTTTCTCTTTCCAGTTGTGGCTTTTATAGTTTCTAAGTAAAAATAGCGGAAAATATTCGATACCGCCAATTGTCCTCTTCTCTCAGAACAGTGTAGCCTGCGACTTGCCGGTCATTTCGGCGATATATCGGGGGACGTCGAATTTTCGTTTGCAGCCGTTTGAGTTCATGTAGCGGATGGTGCCATAGACCGGACGCTCGGTCCATGGGCGGTCGTGGAGGCCGCCGATTGACCAGGCGACGCCGACGTAGCCGTTGGGGTCGCGCCCGTCAAGGGCGTAGCGGTCGTTGAGCATGAGCGCGATATCGAAGGCTGCCGCCGGGGTTGCGCTCCATTCGAGAATCTTTTTTGCCCAGTACATGCGCATATATCCGTGGATGATGCCGGTTTCGAGCAACTGGGTCTGGGCGGCGTTCCAGAGCGGATCGTGCGTTTGCGCCCGCTCGAACTGCTCCGGCGTGTAGATGGCGTCGCGGTGGTCGCCAGCGTGCTCCATCAGCGTCTTTTTTGCCCACTCCGGAATGCCGTCGAACGAGTCGTAGCGCTCGTTGTAGTAGCAGTAGTTCTCCGACAGCTCCCGGCGGATGAACAGCTCTTCGACGAAGGCCTCGCGGTTGACCTCTGAAGCTTTGCTCCGGGCGGCCTCGAAGGTGGCGTGCTGGGCGCTGAGCTGGCCGAAGTGCAGGTAGGGCGAGAGGCCCGAGACTGCGCCGGAGTTGGGATCGTTGCGCTCGTCGGCGTAGCGGCTCAGGCGGCCAGTGACGAAGCTGCGCAGACGCGCTTCCGCTGCCGTTTCGCCCGGTTCCAGACCGGGTACTGCCTTGATTGAACGGTCAACCTTGAGTAGCGTTTCCATCGCATTCCACTGCACCGGGGGTGGCAATGTGTCGGGCTGATGCCGGAGTTCCGGTTCGGGGAAGCCGGTCAGGAACTCACCTTGCAGGGCATTGAGCTTCGGCCTGATCGTGCGCGCGGCGTACTCCTGCTTGGGCGAAGCCAGCCAGCATGGCACGATGTTGTGCGCATCGACTTCATAAAATGCGCACGAAAGCTGCTGTGCAACAGCCAGCTTCCAGCCGCGCACCAGCTTTAGCGGCGAGAAGTCCGCCACCACCACCCCGGCGTTTCGCTTTTCAGTATACTTCGGCAGTGTTTCGCCCGGTTCGCCGTAGAGTACAGTGAACGGTACGCCCAGCTCACGCAGTCTCGTTTCCACCTCGCGAAGTCCCCGGAACATGAAGTCGTAGTGGCGCATCGGCGCACCGAGAAAGCTGGGTGAAAGGGTGAATACCACTTCGAGCGGCTGGCCGAGCTGGTTCGCCTTCTGGCAGGCAAAAAGCAGCGCCCAGTTGTGGCGCACGCGCTGGTCGCGCGACATCCAATAGATTACCGGGCCTTGTCGATCCTCGCGCTGGTTCAGGCGGAGTATCCGGCGCTCGTCGATTGTTATTGCTTTGGCCATTAAAATGCTTAAACAATTGCCCCGGACTTTAGCCCGGGGTATACGGATAAAACAATATAAAATAAAGGTTTTAGCCCAATCTCTTTTTTTGACGTCGATTGGTGTTATGGCCGCATTAATACGTTCATCGCGTCAGCACGTTCACGGTTTGACAAGGCCGGTCACGGCGAGGAAGTTGAGCAAGATCGAGCGTCCGGTCTCGGTGTATTCCTCGCTGATGGCCTCGAACTCCGCGAGCAGCTCATCGCGGTTCATCGCCTTCAGGTCGGCGTCGATGCCGATCCAGCTTTCGAACATCGCGGGCGTCATCTCGAAGTGGCATTGCAGCCCCCAAGCGTTGCTGCCGACCCGCACTACCTGATGCTTGCAGCCGCGCCCCGTGGCGAGCAGCGTCATGCCCTTCGCCGGTTCCACCGTTTCGCCGTGAAGCTGGAACACGCGCAGCCGCTCCGGCATTCCGAGGAACAGTGCATCCTGCTTGCCGTCGCCGGTCAGTTCCACCATGAACGGTTCGCCGTCAGGTTCACGGAACCCGATTTCTTTCTGGTGGCACTTCACCACGCTGCCGCCGCGAGCTTTCACGAGAAGCTGCAAGCCGAGACAGATGCCGAGGTATGGCACGCCAGCGTCAAGTGCCTTGTCGATAGCCTTCAGCTCGCCGGTGATCTGCGGCGTCGCGTCGTTGGCGCTTTGCGGCCCACCCAGCACCACCATGGCGGCATAACCGGATGGATCGGGGATGGGTTCACTTTTTGAAAGATCACAGAGTTCAACATTGATGGCATGTTCTTCCAGCAGATTTGCAAGAAGTCCAGGGCCTTCGTGGCTGATGTTCTGAACGACAAGTATGGTACCAGACATGGATATTGGGGTTTATCTAAAACCAAAAAGGAACAGCATCCGTTCAGTCGTCGCCGGTATCTGAACTATTGTTTGCTTTTATAAAGTAAAGCTTTTTTGGAAGGAAAACGATTTTTCTTCGATAGTATTGTTGCTGAGGGTAAATCTTTTAATCGAAAGATTGTTCGTGGTCGGATCGTCTATAGTGCGGGAGATTGAGCATTCAGGCGGGAAGCGAGAGGTTTACAGCCTGATTGCCAAGGCGCGGTGTTCCAGCGTTTTGCGGAGTTTGGGCCTCAGTGATGCGTGCAAAGTTGCTGCTTGCGATGTTTGTTTTCGCCGTTGAGTGCAGGCCGAGAGCGTCACGAGAGAGTTCCTTTCCGGAAATATTCCGCTGGTCGATTTTTCTATGCTTCCGGCCTGCCTGTCAGTTCGGGAATGTTTCAGGCCTCTTTGCGGAACATTTGGAATAGCATGGTCAACGGGCTTGGTGACTCCTTTTTTCTGACCGGTAGCCCTTCTCGCTCCCAGCTGATGATGCCGTGTTGCAGGTTGTGCACCTTGCGGTGGCCGCTGTTGACCAGGATGCGCGAAGCTATGCTGCTGCGGTTGCCGCTGTGGCAGGCGAGGATCACCTTGCGCTCCGCCGGGATTTCGTGAAGGCTGCTCTGGAACCGGCTCATCGGAACCGACAGATAATCGGAGACGCCGAACGCTTTGCGGTTGATTTCCCGGGTTTCGCGGACATCGACCAGGAGCGCTCCTTTTTTTATCATCGAAAAGGCGGTAGAGGCATTGACCTCTTTCACATTGCTCATCTTGGACATAGTGCTTCGAGAGTTAGTTACTTGTAAAATGTACATCTGTTCAGTGCCTGTTTCTTTTCCGCCAGCTCTGGCCGTGGCGATAGCCATTGTGCAAACAGGCGGTTATCAGGCGCACCGGGCGGCGAGGGGCGGTTGCTTTTTCTGCCGATGCCCGTGCGGGTACGGATAATACAAAATATCGGAAAAAGAACCATGCGCCGATCCATCACGGTCATGACCGATGGCAAGGCGTCCCTCCGGAAGGATGAACTTGGCAAGCGGGACGACGGTTCCAGTGTGGCCTGAAAAGCAAAAAGCCCTGAACTTGCAGGGCTTTTCGGACTTTACTGTTCAGCGGAGAGGGTGGGATTCGAACCCACGGTACACTTGCGCGCACAACGGTTTTCGAGACCGCCCGATTCAACCACTCTCGCACCTCTCCGTGTTATAATGCAATCACTTAGTGATTTTTCTTCCCCATTTCCTGATCAATATGTTCAGTAAGCTGCATCTTTGATCATTCTCGCATTACTAAGGATTGTGATTATAAGCATTAGCGGGTATTTTACCAAGAAGTATCTGGTTCAAGGGCTTCGCCATCTTCAAGAAAATGCCGCATCTCCAACACGCTATCAGCTATGGAATACGCGAAATCAGTATCCGTATAGGTATCGTTGAACGGATTACCGGAGCGCATGTCGATTCTGGCATCGTTGGGGTTTATAGCAGTTAAAATGGGTTTCCGGAGATGCAGGTTGCTCCTGAAAAATAGCAGGAGTCGAAGGAGAATGAAGACGCTGTCTTTTTGTGGCTGATAAGGTGACGGTATAGGGGGAAAATAGGCTCACGAAAAGCCGTGCGTGATGGGGGAGAACTGATGGTAAGATGAAATAGGGCCAAAAAGAATTGACGGCATCAAAAGGTTTGATGCCGTCAATTCAATAGTCAAAGCAGGTTAGAGGTTGTAGCGCATTCCAAGGAGGATTTTGCTGCCTCCAAATGAGAGCTTTGTCTTATTTTCCAAATCAAGGTCTCCCGTTTTGAAATAACGGTAGCCCAAGTCAAGAGCTACATTATTCGTTATCTTGATACCTAAACCAGCTCCAAGTTGCCAGGCAAATACGGTCTTGTCGTATGAACTATCATACTCGACCCCATCGACTTTGAACGAAGTTCCCATATCCACAAACGCTGCTCCGAGACCTCCCATCAGATAGGGAGAGAGTATCCCTTTCATGTCATAATCAGCATAAACATTATACATGACCGTAAGTGCTGATGCCGTGACTGTGAGATCTTCGTAATTATCGATTTCACCCAATTGCTCAACGATGTCTGAACCTAATACCTTATCGACATCACTTGATTGGTAGCCAACGGCGATTTCTCCACGGAACACACCTGTTTTTTCGCCAAACGCGCCCTCCAGAGCATATCCTCGCTTGTACTCAACAGCATTTTTGATCGATGTCTCAGTGTCCGAAACCTTCGCGTCACTATTACTCATAAGGTTCAGTCCACCAGAAAGGCTGATATATAAAGGATCCGCTGTAGCTGTTATAGCTGGTGCCGATAGCATTGCTGCAGCTATAGAGGTAATTGCGTATTTCTTCATTTTACACTTGGTTGTGTTTGGTGGATTTCATCTGTAATGAGTGATATCCTGATTTTTTACGTTGTCAGCCGGTATAAATTCTTCTCTTCTGATTGAAATGTACATAATGGTGCACAAATAGCGAAATGGTGATGAATAACCCCCTCAAACCTGCCCTTGTCCCAGGTTTTTGTCATGTGATTCCGGTATGACAAAAGATTGGGTTCTTCGCAGAATATCGTGGGTAAAGGAGCGCTGGGTTACGTCATGATCCGATAGCCATGTTGAGTTTTCCGCAGTAAAACAAAATCCGGATTCGGTAACTCTCGAACCGGTGAAACCCTCTTGCAGAGGCCTTGACGATCTGAATCTTGCTGTTCAAGCCTTCGGAAACTGCGTTGGTGATCGGGTGTTTGAACCAGGTCAACAGGTTGCCGAAATGGCGCTGAAGCAGCTCTTTGACCTTCGTCAACGGAACCAGACCAACCTCATCGACCCGCTTCGACCAGTACTCGAAAAAGAACGTCCCGGCATCGGCGCAACCAAGCTGCCAGAAAAATCGAAACATATTTTTTAACGACCACGCCTGTCCGGTTTTGAACTCACCCTCCATCAATTCACTCAACTCGGCCTGTTGCGGTTCGCGCATGTTTTCCGGATTACGCAGCCAGACATATGTTGAGCCGATCAGGCGTTTGTCTCCGGCCTTGTCGAGTTGGCGACACTCCTTGCGACGCACCAGATCGACAGCCTCATTGAGATACTTGCTGATATGAAAGCGATCATGCACCAGATCGGCCTTCGGCAACAGCTCTTGAACGGCATGGATAAAGGGTTTCCACATATCGACCGAGACCGCCTTGACCCCTGCTTGCTGGCTGTCGTTCAGCGATGCAAGCAGCTCTTTGGTCGCCTCGGTCGTGCGATGCTCGACCACCTCAAGCACGCGCCTTTCGCCGAGATCAGTCAGCGTTGTGACGTAATGCTGGCCCGCCTTGAAGCTTTTTTCATCGATGCCCAGATACTCGACGGTTTCGGTTTTCCGGCGAACCAATCCTCGCTGAACGGCGCGTCGCATGATTTGATTGACGGTGTGCCAGTTCAAGCGCAACAGGCGCGACGCCGCCTTGATATTGGCACAGTGCAACAACAGCTCGACGGCGAAGCTCTCGAACAGCAACGTGAAACGAGAATGCCGTGCCGCCCATGGCGCCTGAACGGTTTTGACTCCATGCTCCTTGCATTGGCAACGAGGCAAACGGGCCACCAGGATCGTCTCGAACTGCATGGTATCAAGATGACGCCACCGCTGCTCAGCGGCATGGTCATAGATGAGGCATGATTGGCCGCAGATTGGACACTCGCCCTGCTTGCCGGTAAAGGCCAGTCTGATCTCCACTTGCCGGCTACTCATCGACAAGTTGACGTTCTCGACTTCCCAGTTTGAGGGAAGACCTAACAGTTGGTGGTAATGGCTTGACAGGCTCTGCATGGGCGGATCAATGTGGTTAGCTTGCTTGAATTGCACGACTACGCCAAGTTACCCATTACAGCCACAGCTTTCCACGATATTCTGCGAAGAGCCCAAAGATTGGATGTTGTAACGGCTTATTCTCCTTCTGGCGGTAATGTGATCGAGTAGTCTGATGCTGATGGTTTCGGGGCGCAGCATAAAACTTTGAACAATAGTTCAGGGGAAGACGCGTTATTGTTGGCTTGATGCGGAACGGGGAACAGGATGATAACGTACGTAAGCGTTAATGAGAATCACTTTCCTGAATAGATCTGCGAGAGTAAAAGGCGTTGATATAAATTCGTCCTGAATTTGAACAATCGAGCAAGCGTTGCAGCACAAATTCTACAACAGTGAAAGAGAGGGCATTGAAAGGGGTTTTAATAAAAAAAGCCTCCGAATTCGGAGGCTTTTTATCGTCGGAGCGGGAAACGAGACTCGAACTCGCGACCCCAACCTTGGCAAGGTTGTGCTCTACCAGCTGAGCTATTCCCGCTTGAGAGCCCTAATTATAGGGAAAATTCTTTTTGTGTGCAACAGGTAGGTGAATTTTTTGCCAGCGTCTATGGGGGTGTGGCAAGTGATTTGCGAATGGCTGTTTAGTCGTGTTCTGTGACGGTTGCCGGGCGTGGCTGAGTGTGGTATTGAAGTCGAGGGGGAGAGAAGTAAAAAAGCCTCCAGATTCGGAGGCTTTTTTATCATCGGAGCGGGAAACGAGACTCGAACTCGCGACCCCAACCTTGGCAAGGTTGTGCTCTACCAGCTGAGCTATTCCCGCATCTGGTTAAGTGGGCTTAATGTAGGGAAAAGTCGATTTCTACGCAACAGAAATGTGAAAATTTTTTTGACCGATAAGATTTCCTCCTGTGCCACCCGATGCCGGGCAGCCGCGAAGGCTGCCCCTGCTGTTCATCCTTACAGCTTCAGCTCCTGCATGATGGTACCCATGTCTTTGTCGCCGCGGCCAGAGAGGTTGACCACGATGATCGACTCTTTCGGCATTTCGGCGGCTCGTTTCATCGCATAATGCACGGCGTGAGCCGATTCGAGGGCGCAGATGATGCCTTCGGTTTTGGCCAGAGCGTCGAGCGCTGCGAGGGCTTCCTTGTCTGTCGTCGAGGTATAGCAGACCAGGCCGAGCTTCTGCAAATAGCAGTGCTCCGGACCGACGCCGGGGTAGTCGAGTCCCGCCGAAATCGAGTGCGCCTCCTGCACCTGACCGTACTCGTCCTGCAAGAGCTTCATCATCGAGCCGTGCAGCACGCCGATTTCACCCTTTGTCAGCGACGCGGCGTGCTTGCCTTCGAGTCCCTCTCCGGCGGCTTCGACGCCGATCAGTTCGACCTCTTTGGCATCCGGCAAAAACTCGTAGAACATGCCGATGGCGTTGCTGCCGCCGCCGACGCAGGCCACGATCACATCGGGCAAGCGCCCGGCCTGATCGAGCACCTGCTGGCGGGTTTCGCGTCCGATGACCGACTGGAAGTCGCGTACCATCATCGGGTACGGGTGCATTCCGATCACCGAGCCAACGATGTAGAAGGTCTCTTCGGGATTGTTCATCCAGTCGCGGATTGCCTCGCTGGTGGCGTCCTTCAGCGTTCTGCTGCCTGCCGTGACCGGGCGCACCTCTGTGCCGAGCAGCTTCATGCGCGCCACGTTGGGAGCCTGGCGGCGGATGTCCTCTTCGCCCATATAGACGATGCAGTCGAGACCGAAGAGCGCGCAGACGGTGGCCGTTGCCACGCCATGCTGGCCCGCGCCGGTTTCGGCGATGATGCGCTTTTTGCCCATCCGTTTGGCCAGCAGCACCTGGCCGAGGGCGTTGTTGATCTTGTGCGCGCCGGTGTGGCAGAGGTCTTCGCGCTTGAGCCAGATCTGGGCGCCGCCCTGCTTTTCGCTGAGCCGCGAGGCGTGATAGAGCGGCGTCGGGCGGCCAACGTAGTGGCGAAGCAGGTTGTCGAGCGTTTGGTGGAACTCCGGATCATTTTTCGCCTTGAGGTACTCCTCTTCGAGATCGGCGGCGTTTTTGACCAGGGTTTCGGGAATGAATTTGCCTCCGAAGGTGCCGAAGTGGCCGAATTCATCGGGTGCGGAGTAGATAACCTTCTGCTTCATAAAGCCTTACAAAGTGTTAAAGATGGCGTTGCCGTTCTGTTGCGAGCTAAAGTGCGGCGACTTCCTGTAGCTGTTGTGAATCTTTTTGCCCGTTGCCGGATGTCGGTGCAGGGTATTTGTTACAAAATATAGAAACCTTTCGATCAATTCTCCATCTGCCGGAGCCATTCTCTTTCCGTTTCCGCGGCATGAGTTGTTCCGGAGAGGTATCGATTAAGGAGAAAGGTTTTATATATTCATGTTCTGATTTGCATGACGAACATCATCAGCGCCCGCTAACCCAGCATGATCCGCCCGTGAAATTCACCAAGTCAATCAAACTTCTGACTCTGTTGCTCCTCGTCCAGTCTTTCGAGGGGATTTTGCCGCTGCGTGCGGGTGAAAGTGCATCGAAACCGCAAAAAGCAAAAGATGGCGCGTTGCCCGACAGCTTGTTGGAAAAGCGTGAGGATCTTGACTCGACTGTTGTGTACACGGCACGGGATTCGCTGATCTACAACGTCAGCAAGCGTACTGCCGACCTGTTCGGCAAGGCGAAAGTCAATTACAAGGACAGCCGCATCGAAGGCCCCAGAATCACCATTGAACAGGCGACCTCTACGGCGCGCGCCACGGCTTCACGCGACTCTCTTGGCCGTCCAGCCGAGCTTCCCGTCTATACCGGCAAGGACGGATCGTTCAGCGCCGAAACGATAGCCTACAACTACAAAACCAGAATCGGCACGGCGTCGGATATGTCGTCGAAGAGCGATCGGGATATCTATTCCGGAGGGAGCGATCAGGCTATCTATTCAGGCAAGGAGGTCAAGCGTATGCCCTCCGGAGAACTTTATATCGAGGATGGTGTCTATACGACCTGCGACCTCGAAGAGCCGCACTACTGGTTCGCGGGCAAGCACATGAAAATCATTCCGGGAGAACGCCTCATTTCCCGGCCGTTCGTGATGTACATTCATCCGGAAATCTTCCACATGCGCCTGCCGGTGTTGCCGGTCATGTATTTGCCCTACATGTCGGCCCCGATCTCCAACAAGCGCGCCTCTGGCTTTCTGTTTCCGAGGTTCGGCAACAGTGGCGACATGGGCAGTTACTTTTCGAATCTTGGCTACTTCTGGGCGATTAACGATTATGCAGACCTGCGGCTTGACGGCGATATTGCGTTCAAGGGAGGCTGGCGGCTTGGTGAGCGGTTCCGTTACAAAAACGGTGATCGCTACAGCGGTTCGATTTCAGGAGAGTATGCCAGGATTATTCTGAACAGCCCCGGCGATTCCAATTATGCCCGATACATCAACCGGGATTTACGGATCGAGCATCACCAGCAGTTCGACCCTACCGCCGTGCTCGATGTCAATCTTCAGTTTCTGGGCGGCGATCGCTACTATTACGGCTACACCTCGGTCGATCCTGAAAACCTCGTGACCGATCAGGCGACTTCGTATGCATCGTTCACAAAATCTTGGGACGAGAACAACCGGGTGCTGCTTGGCGGCTACCAGCGGGTGGACAATCTCTCCACCGACGAGCTGACCCAGAGGGTGACCCTGTCGCTCTACCAGAACCGCATCTACCCGTTCCGCCCGAGGCTCTCTTCATCGTCATCGGAATCACCTGGCTGGAGTTCGCGCCTATTTGTGCAGCCGACCCTGTCAGGCAGCGGTCAGTTCGATGCTGCTGGCGGAGTCAATACCGATTTTTACACGGGCAATGCCGGGCTGGAGCTGGGCTATCTGCAAGATTTTTCGCCAGGTAACCGGGCGCTGTTTACACAGGGGCTCAACATGCAGGCTCTTCGTAAAACAATAACCGGCGAGGATGACCTGAACGCCACCAGCGTGCAGCTTCCTTTCAAGATCCAGTCCACGCTGTTCAAGTACCTGCACCTGACTCCGGCACTGACCTTTACCCAGTACCGCGTCAACAGCACGGTCAACAAGTATTACGACCACATCGCTGGCAAAGTGGTGACGCAAACCATCAACGATTCCGACAGTTACGCCACGACGGTCTTTTCGCTCGACGCGCAGACGCGCCTTTACGGGGTGATGAACACCGGTTTTCTCGACAAGCTTGTCGGCCTTACCGCCATCCGTCACGTTTTCATTCCGACCGTTTCGTTCATTTACAATCCCGATTATACGGGGAGCGGTTACGGTATTTACGGCTCCTATTACGATCCGGTGCAGATGAAAAATGTGCAGTACAACCGGTTCGGGGAGTCGCTTTACGCTGATGTGCCTGAAAAGCGGACCTTTGTCGGCCTGAGTCTCCAGAACATTTTTCAGGGCAAGTTCCGGAGCAAAAAGGTGTCGAACGAAGATGGCAGTAACGCCGGAGCCGGATATAAAACGGTGCAACTGCTCTCCCTGACGGCCTCGTCCGGGTACAATTTTGCCGCCGACTCGTTTCCCATCGCGCCGCTGGTGCTGACGGCGTCGAGCAATGCCTTTGCCCCCGCGCTGATGTTCAGCGCCGGTGCGACCTACGACTTCTATACCTACGATCCAGCAACCGGCGATCGGGTGAATAAGCTCGCCATGGACGACGGCAAGGGCCTGCTCCGCTTTGTCAACGGGTTCCTCAACATGAGCGTGAGCGTGAGCGGCAGCCTGCACACCTCGTATGCCTCCCATGATGAAAGGGATGGCGAGATGTCACTTGTCCGGGAGAAGGCTTTGCCGGTCGAGCAGGCGATCTACAAGGAGCGGTTCAATAGCGATGAACGGACCAAATTCAGTGCATCGTTACCCTGGTCGCTACGCATGTCGCTTTATTTGATCAGCGACAAGAGTAATCCGCTTGATCCTTCCTCTGCTGCGCTGCTTAACACCGCGGCCCGGCTCTCTCTTTCGAGAAACTGGCAGGTTGGCCTTAATACCGGCTACGATCTCAGAAACAGCGAATTCGTCTATCCCGCGCTTATGCTCGACAGGGATTTGCACGATTTCTGGTTCAGCGCCCAGTGGGTACCATCGGGCGAGCACAAGGGCTATCTGTTCCAGATCGCCATGAAACCGGCCAACCTCAAGTACCTGAAGCTGAAGGCGGGAAGCGGCCATATTGTTCAGTCTCCGGAGTAGGCTGGGGCAGTATCAGCTACAGAACTCTGTTGTTACTCCAGCCGCTGGAGAAGCTGCGCGAGGCGGTTGTTGAAGGTCTCGTGCGCATCGTGATGGATGCAGTGGCCGGCTTTCGGGATGATGTATGCACCAGCCTGGGGGAGCAGCTCCTGAAACTCCGGAATGATCTTGTGCGGCGGCAGGGCGGTGTCCTCCGCGCCCCAGAGCAGCCACGCGTCGCCCTTGTAGTTGCAGGGCTTGAGGCCGTCGAGCATGAAGTCGTGCGGGCGTTTGGAGGGAGAGAGGTAGGAGAAGATCGCCCCGCGATCCTGCAACGGGCGTGAGAACTGGTTGATCAGGTTCAGATCAACCTTTTTCTGGTTGTAGTAGGTGGGGGTAAGGCTCTGGCTGACGCCGACGGGATTGGCGAAAGCTGCGAAGAGCATTTCGCCGATCAGGGGCGAACCGACCAGACCGAAAAAGATCTTGGCGACGCCGTCCATGCTGTCGCCGTACAGGCCGGAGGGATTGGCCAGCACGAGCGCCCGGACGCTGTCCGGATTGTGATGCGCGTAGATGATGCTGCTGGCCGCGCCCATCGAGTGACCTACCAGCGTGACCTTTTCAAGCTTTTTCAGATGCATGAACGCCTTGATTTGCGCCGCGAAGAGCGCCAGGCTGTAGCGCACGTTTGGCTTGCCGGACTGGCCGAAGCCGATCAGGTCCATGGCGTAGATTCTGTACCGGTCGTCGAAAGAGGGGATGTTGTCGTTCCAGTGCTCGATCATGCCGCCGTAGCCATGGATGAAAAGCAGTGGTGTAAAGGGGGAATCAGGCGGGCCGTACTCCCGATAGCGGATTTTCGCTTCAAGCTCTTCGGAGAGCTGCCAGATAAACCAGCGATCTTGCGATTGAGTTTTCATGCGTCGTATCAGGACATGGCCGGACAATGGCTGTTGGTGGATATTATTTCATAAAATATATCGGCAGCCCGAAAGAATAAAGGTAGATCGGGAATTTCCTGAAACAGGTGCGGGTTTATCCTGTTTTGCCATCACTCTTTTTTTTGTTTATGCTTCAGGTATCCAGAAAGTTTGAATACGGCCTGCACGCCGTCACCTATCTCGCCATGAAAGGCCCGGAGCAGGTTGTGACGGTCAAGGAGCTGGCCGCTGAAATCGGCTTT
The nucleotide sequence above comes from Chlorobaculum tepidum TLS. Encoded proteins:
- a CDS encoding putative LPS assembly protein LptD is translated as MKFTKSIKLLTLLLLVQSFEGILPLRAGESASKPQKAKDGALPDSLLEKREDLDSTVVYTARDSLIYNVSKRTADLFGKAKVNYKDSRIEGPRITIEQATSTARATASRDSLGRPAELPVYTGKDGSFSAETIAYNYKTRIGTASDMSSKSDRDIYSGGSDQAIYSGKEVKRMPSGELYIEDGVYTTCDLEEPHYWFAGKHMKIIPGERLISRPFVMYIHPEIFHMRLPVLPVMYLPYMSAPISNKRASGFLFPRFGNSGDMGSYFSNLGYFWAINDYADLRLDGDIAFKGGWRLGERFRYKNGDRYSGSISGEYARIILNSPGDSNYARYINRDLRIEHHQQFDPTAVLDVNLQFLGGDRYYYGYTSVDPENLVTDQATSYASFTKSWDENNRVLLGGYQRVDNLSTDELTQRVTLSLYQNRIYPFRPRLSSSSSESPGWSSRLFVQPTLSGSGQFDAAGGVNTDFYTGNAGLELGYLQDFSPGNRALFTQGLNMQALRKTITGEDDLNATSVQLPFKIQSTLFKYLHLTPALTFTQYRVNSTVNKYYDHIAGKVVTQTINDSDSYATTVFSLDAQTRLYGVMNTGFLDKLVGLTAIRHVFIPTVSFIYNPDYTGSGYGIYGSYYDPVQMKNVQYNRFGESLYADVPEKRTFVGLSLQNIFQGKFRSKKVSNEDGSNAGAGYKTVQLLSLTASSGYNFAADSFPIAPLVLTASSNAFAPALMFSAGATYDFYTYDPATGDRVNKLAMDDGKGLLRFVNGFLNMSVSVSGSLHTSYASHDERDGEMSLVREKALPVEQAIYKERFNSDERTKFSASLPWSLRMSLYLISDKSNPLDPSSAALLNTAARLSLSRNWQVGLNTGYDLRNSEFVYPALMLDRDLHDFWFSAQWVPSGEHKGYLFQIAMKPANLKYLKLKAGSGHIVQSPE
- a CDS encoding alpha/beta fold hydrolase, with the translated sequence MKTQSQDRWFIWQLSEELEAKIRYREYGPPDSPFTPLLFIHGYGGMIEHWNDNIPSFDDRYRIYAMDLIGFGQSGKPNVRYSLALFAAQIKAFMHLKKLEKVTLVGHSMGAASSIIYAHHNPDSVRALVLANPSGLYGDSMDGVAKIFFGLVGSPLIGEMLFAAFANPVGVSQSLTPTYYNQKKVDLNLINQFSRPLQDRGAIFSYLSPSKRPHDFMLDGLKPCNYKGDAWLLWGAEDTALPPHKIIPEFQELLPQAGAYIIPKAGHCIHHDAHETFNNRLAQLLQRLE